Genomic DNA from Bernardetia sp.:
TTATGAGTCAGCAAAAGAATATTTCCAAAAAGCTCTTTCTCTTTACTATGATTTTCCAGAAGCAACCTCTCTTTATAGCTATTCAAAGTTGGCAGAGCTTTATTATGAAGTAGGAGCGTATAAGGAAGCTCTATTATTTGCAGATTCTGTTTCCTACTTAGCAAAAGCAATGAATAAAGGACAAAGAAGTGCGTTTTTGTATAGAGCAATTAGCTACTATGAACTTGAAGAGTATGAACAAACTCTGTTGAATGCAGACAGTATATTGACTTATTCTTCAAAATATGAGATAGAATACGAGCAAGCTCTTATTCTGAAAGCCAATGCTTTACTAGAACTCAAAAAATATAATGAATCTGAAAATATATTCTCAGATTTATTTTTATGTTCACCTAATCAAGAATATAAAGACTATATATCGTATCAACTATCAAAAATTCATAAGAGAAACTCTAATCATGAGTTGTAGCTTACAACAACAAAATCAAAATAATTTACAACTCAACTTTCAAAGCTAAAGTATTTATTACAATCAAATCTAATGATAAAGTATTGATTATTAAAATCTTAAATATCCAAGGGCAGATAATTAGCACTGTTAAAAATTATAATACCATTAAACTAAGCAATATAGCTAAGGGAATGTATCTCTTAAAAATAACGACAGACAAAGGAATTCAGACCAAGCGTATTGTAAAGGACTAAGAGTGAGTTGATAAACCTTGATTGATAATATACAATCTACTAAACCCTTTCTGATTTTTGGAAAGGGTTTTTTACTATGCAGCTAAAGAGAAAAGCAGTTTTGCCACCGAAAAGTAAATTGCCAATCCCAAGAGGTCATTTGCTGTGGTAATAAAAGGTCCTGAAGCAACAGCTGGATTTACCTTAAATTGATTCAAAATAAGTGGTGTAACCGTTCCCATAATAGAAGCAATAATTACAACACAAAAGAGCGCAAATGCCACTACCAAGGAAAGTGTAATCTCTCCACCTGTCAAGAGAATATTTGCTCCCAAAACGCACACTCCAATTACAAAGCCATTGATGAGAGCTACCAAAAAAGATTTTAAAAGTCGTCGCCAAAAACTTTCTTGTAAACCTCCTGTGTCTGCAAGTGCTTGGACAACCAAAGTAGAAGATTGAATACCTACATTTCCTCCTGTTGCTGTAATGAGAGGAATAAAAAATGCCATAGCAGGAACGGCAATGAGCTGTCCTTCAAAAAGACCAATAAATTTTGCCCCCAACATTCCTCCAACCATTCCAATCAGAAGCCACGGCAGCCTAGCACGAGAAA
This window encodes:
- a CDS encoding T9SS type A sorting domain-containing protein, which produces MTIKSNDKVLIIKILNIQGQIISTVKNYNTIKLSNIAKGMYLLKITTDKGIQTKRIVKD